In Drosophila santomea strain STO CAGO 1482 chromosome 2L, Prin_Dsan_1.1, whole genome shotgun sequence, a single window of DNA contains:
- the LOC120458896 gene encoding 3-ketoacyl-CoA thiolase, mitochondrial, which translates to MSAATKGIYIVAAKRTAFGTFGGSLKGISQTQLQTTAAKAALDAAGLKGEQVDTVIVGNVIASSSTDGIYVPRHVGLNCGVPIEKPALGINRLCGSGFQSIVNGAQDILVGGAKVALTGGVENMSQSPFIARNVRFGTTLGASYNLEDALWAGLTDTYCKLPMALTAENLADQYKISRERVDEFSLLSQKNWEKGQKEGAFNAEITPIKLKVKGKELDFVVDEHPRPKTTIEGLNKLPSLFKKNGVVTAGTASGICDGASAVIVASEEALKEYNLKPLARLVAFSFVGVKPEIMGIGPVPAIQNVLKVSGKKLEDIDLFEINEAFAAQTLACTDALKLDPSKLNVNGGAIALGHPLGASGSRITGHLVHELQRKKLKYGIGSACIGGGQGIALLLEAV; encoded by the exons ATGTCTGCCGCAACCAAAG GTATCTATATTGTGGCTGCCAAGCGTACGGCCTTCGGAACCTTCGGTGGATCCTTGAAGGGCATCAGCCAGACCCAGTTGCAGACCACCGCCGCCAAGGCTGCTCTGGATGCTGCCGGTCTTAAGGGTGAGCAGGTGGACACCGTCATCGTGGGAAATGTGATTGCG TCCTCCTCCACGGATGGTATTTATGTGCCCCGTCATGTGGGTCTCAACTGCGGTGTGCCCATCGAGAAGCCCGCCCTTGGAATCAACCGGCTTTGCGGTTCCGGCTTCCAGTCGATCGTCAACGGAGCCCAGGACATCCTGGTCGGTGGTGCCAAGGTGGCTCTCACCGGCGGTGTGGAGAACATGTCCCAGAGCCCATTCATTGCCCGTAACGTCAGGTTCGGAACCACCTTGGGTGCCAGCTACAATCTGGAGGATGCTCTGTGGGCTGGCCTCACCGATACCTACTGCAAGCTGCCCATGGCTCTGACCGCTGAGAATTTGGCCGATCAGTACAAGATTAGCAGGGAGCGTGTGGATGAGTTCTCTCTGCTCTCACAGAAGAACTGGGAGAAGGGCCAGAAGGAGGGAGCGTTCAACGCCGAGATCACACCCATCAAACTTAAGGTCAAGGGAAAGGAATTGGACTTTGTGGTGGACGAGCATCCTCGTCCCAAGACCACCATTGAGGGTCTGAACAAGTTGCCTTCGCTGTTCAAGAAGAACGGCGTTGTGACGGCCGGAACAGCATCCGGAATCTGTGATGGAGCCTCCGCTGTGATTGTGGCCTCGGAGGAGGCGCTTAAGGAGTACAACCTGAAGCCCCTGGCCCGCCTTGTGGCCTTCTCCTTTGTCGGAGTCAAGCCTGAGATCATGGGCATTGGCCCAGTACCCGCCATTCAGAATGTCCTCAAGGTTTCCGGCAAGAAACTGGAGGATATTGATCTGTTTGAGATCAACGAAGCCTTTGCTGCCCAGACATTGGCCTGCACCGATGCCCTGAAACTGGATCCCTCCAAGCTGAATGTGAATGGTGGCGCCATTGCCTTGGGCCATCCTCTGGGAGCCAGTGGCTCTCGCATCACTGGTCATCTGGTGCATGAGTTGCA gCGCAAGAAGCTGAAGTACGGCATTGGATCCGCCTGCATTGGTGGTGGTCAGGGCATCGCCCTTCTCCTTGAGGCTGTTTAA
- the LOC120449796 gene encoding enoyl-CoA delta isomerase 1, mitochondrial codes for MMRSKVLSLVARAASNRMMSTATKLTTVEVNDKTGIATLTMNRPPVNGLNLELLQDLKSSIDEVEGNKSRGLILTSSSSTIFSAGLDILEMYKPDKDRIRAFWTQLQETWLALYGSSVPTAAAINGHSPAGGCLLATSCEYRVMVPNFTIGLNETQLGIVAPKWFMASFLSVLPQREAERALNQGRMFTTEEALKVGLIDETANSKEEAIEKCVAFIGTFAKVNPLARSLTKQQFRAADLQQLQNERQQDLEKFLFFVNQPAVQKGLGIYLEGLKKKAKKQ; via the exons ATGATGCGATCGAAAGTCCTGAGCTTGGTGGCCCGTGCTGCCTCCAACCGTATGATGTCCACTGCCACCAAGTTGACCACTGTGGAGGTCAACGACAAGACCGGCATCGCCACCCTTACAATGAACCGGCCACCCGTAAATGGTCTCAACTTGGAACTGCTGCAGGACCTAAAGAGCTCCATCGATGAAGTTGAGGGCAATAAAAGTCGCGGACTCATATTGACTTCG TCTAGCTCTACAATATTCTCAGCTGGTTTGGATATTCTAGAGATGTACAAGCCGGATAAGGACAGGATTCGCGCTTTCTGGACGCAATTGCAGGAGACTTGGCTGGCCCTTTACGGCAGCAGCGTTCCCACAGCGGCGGCCATCAAT GGACACTCCCCCGCTGGTGGATGCTTGCTCGCCACTTCCTGCGAGTATCGGGTCATGGTGCCAAACTTTACCATTGGCCTAAACGAAACACAACTGGGTATTGTTGCGCCCAAGTGGTTCATGGCCTCTTTCCTGAGCGTCTTGCCACAACGAGAGGCCGAACGCGCCCTCAACCAGGGTCGCATGTTCACCACGGAGGAGGCCCTGAAGGTGGGCCTCATCGATGAGACTGCCAACAGCAAGGAGGAGGCAATTGAAAAGTGCGTCGCCTTCATTGGCACCTTTGCCAAGGTCAATCCACTGGCAAGGTCACTTACCAAGCAGCAATTCCGAGCTGCCGATCTACAGCAACTGCAGAACGAACGACAGCAAGATCTTGAGAAATTCCTGTTCTTTGTCAACCAGCCAGCGGTACAGAAGGGTCTGGGCATTTACCTCGAGGGTCTGAAGAAGAAGGCCAAGAAGCAATAA
- the LOC120458897 gene encoding translocon-associated protein subunit gamma, with product MGSGKQQKVQSSGFTKEEELLLQDFSRNVSTKSSALFYGNAFIVSAVPIWLFWRIHNMDLWPSSILFVLVTAASTYLMATAYKNIKFQLKHKIAGRREDAVTREVNRQVGDDKKVTRKEKDERILWKKNEVADYEATTFSIFYNNAIYLAVIIFISFFILKNSTPFINYIFSVGIASGALALFSTSTQTN from the exons ATGGGATCCGGCAAACAACAGAAAGTGCAGTCCTCTGGCTTCACCAAGGAagaggagctgctgctgcaggattTCAGCCGCAACGTGAGCACCAAGTCGTCGGCGCTCTTCTACGGCAATGCCTTTATCGTGTCGGCCGTTCCAATCT GGCTCTTCTGGCGCATCCACAACATGGACCTGTGGCCCAGCTCCATTCTGTTCGTCCTGGTAACGGCCGCTAGCACTTATCTGATGGCCACCGCCTACAAGAACATCAAGTTCCAGCTGAAGCACAAGATCGCCGGAAGACGGGAGGACGCGGTGACCCGCGAGGTCAACCGTCAGGTGGGCGATGACAAGAAGGTCACCCGCAAGGAAAAGGACGAGCGCATCCTGTGGAAGAAGAACGAGGTGGCCGACTACGAGGCCACCACCTTCTCCATCTTCTACAACAACGCCATCTACCTGGCCGTTATTATTTTCATCAGCTTCTTCATCCTGAAGAACTCGACGCCGTTTATCAACTACATCTTTTCCGTGGGAATCGCCAGCGGCGCCCTGGCGCTCTTCTCCACCAGCACCCAGACGAACTGA